A part of Vulcanisaeta moutnovskia 768-28 genomic DNA contains:
- a CDS encoding 50S ribosomal protein L15e, which translates to MARGLYHYLAEAWAGARSSWIWDVIMKQRLIEWRREPSIVRVEKPTRINKARQYGYKAKQGIIVVRVRLRRGPFNRRRPNSGRRPKRMGVYGITTSKSLQLIAEERAARKYPNMEVLGSYWVGEDGTYVWYEVILVDPSHPAIRSDSDFAWLVGKEDKEGRRRRRLRERQRKLIERLRKKAEQSQQSQSQQS; encoded by the coding sequence AGGGGACTTTATCACTATTTAGCTGAGGCGTGGGCTGGAGCCAGGAGTAGCTGGATTTGGGACGTGATCATGAAGCAGAGATTGATAGAGTGGCGTAGGGAACCATCTATTGTTAGGGTTGAGAAACCCACGAGGATTAACAAGGCTAGGCAGTATGGTTATAAGGCTAAGCAGGGCATAATAGTTGTTAGGGTCAGGCTTAGGAGGGGTCCATTCAACAGGAGAAGACCGAACAGTGGTAGGAGACCGAAGAGAATGGGTGTTTATGGAATAACCACTAGCAAGAGTCTCCAGTTAATTGCTGAAGAAAGGGCTGCCAGGAAGTACCCGAACATGGAGGTTCTCGGTTCATACTGGGTTGGTGAGGATGGCACGTACGTATGGTATGAGGTTATTCTTGTAGATCCAAGCCATCCAGCCATTAGGAGCGACTCAGACTTTGCGTGGCTCGTTGGTAAGGAGGATAAGGAGGGACGTAGGAGGAGAAGGCTGAGGGAGAGACAGAGGAAGTTGATTGAGAGATTAAGGAAGAAGGCTGAGCAGTCTCAGCAATCTCAATCCCAGCAATCATAA
- a CDS encoding RNA-binding domain-containing protein, whose product MAIVQLDLEVILHATEDLDKTVNYLVRLLTDKAPIVIEVLYGHYGNPIYKVQSSIKNEELAMSIIKYVCSSLTNRDYLLRTAVSRVDDSGNVFLRFDKQEFVMGRIVLSDGDDVIRVRIKITGVDAMQFINEVCKLW is encoded by the coding sequence ATGGCGATTGTTCAATTAGATCTTGAGGTTATTCTCCATGCAACTGAGGATCTTGATAAGACCGTTAATTACCTTGTAAGGTTATTAACAGATAAAGCACCAATAGTTATAGAAGTGCTTTATGGACATTACGGTAATCCAATATATAAGGTTCAATCATCCATTAAAAATGAGGAGCTTGCCATGAGTATCATTAAGTACGTATGTTCATCACTTACAAATAGGGATTACCTTCTGAGGACTGCGGTGAGTAGGGTAGATGATTCTGGGAATGTTTTCCTTAGGTTTGATAAGCAGGAGTTTGTGATGGGGCGTATTGTGCTTAGTGACGGAGATGACGTGATTAGGGTTAGGATTAAGATTACGGGTGTTGATGCTATGCAATTTATTAATGAGGTTTGTAAGTTATGGTAA
- a CDS encoding RNase P subunit p30 family protein, with the protein MFVELHLGSADRRLISLLKRLGYGLVALIISGNNDIEELPAFRKLVITKGSAWKIGLSRSFDLVSVVPWSRFALNKLISDDRIDAITVNEVNRKVLPSKAQARAMAREGKALEIVINPIVSNGESGLAFLRDVINDYSTIDGLRIVVSQGISKVSDVRNPRDIVELIRVLTGVDAKPLISENPYELLVDALYRRGVCL; encoded by the coding sequence ATGTTTGTAGAATTGCATTTGGGTTCAGCGGACAGGAGATTAATTAGCCTATTAAAGAGGCTTGGTTATGGTTTAGTGGCATTGATAATTAGTGGAAACAATGACATCGAGGAATTACCTGCATTCAGGAAGCTCGTGATTACAAAGGGAAGCGCCTGGAAAATAGGTTTGTCCAGGAGTTTTGACTTAGTGTCCGTAGTACCATGGAGCAGGTTTGCCCTTAATAAGTTAATAAGTGATGATAGGATTGACGCAATAACGGTTAATGAAGTCAATAGGAAGGTCCTGCCATCAAAGGCTCAGGCTAGGGCCATGGCCAGGGAAGGTAAGGCATTGGAGATTGTCATAAACCCAATTGTGAGTAATGGCGAATCTGGACTTGCGTTTTTAAGGGATGTAATCAATGACTACTCAACAATCGATGGACTTAGAATCGTGGTATCACAGGGCATAAGTAAGGTGTCTGATGTTAGGAATCCTAGGGATATCGTGGAATTAATTAGGGTATTAACTGGTGTTGATGCTAAGCCCCTAATTAGTGAGAATCCTTATGAGTTATTAGTTGATGCGTTATATAGGAGGGGTGTTTGTCTATGA
- a CDS encoding flavin reductase family protein, with product MTISSELLKAVMRNYPTGVTIVTTTYNDEYYGLTVNSFTSLSLDPPLVLIAIDKRLASHEAIDKSNVYAVNILSDDMKDLAIKFATAPREERFSGLKVKTAKTGSPIIEGAIAYLDCKVVAKYPGGDHTIFIGEILDAQIMNNKVPLIYYNRGYYSIKQAVPIP from the coding sequence ATGACCATATCCAGTGAATTACTCAAGGCTGTAATGAGGAATTATCCAACAGGCGTTACAATAGTGACAACAACCTATAATGATGAATATTACGGATTAACTGTTAATTCATTTACATCGTTATCGCTTGATCCACCACTTGTGCTCATAGCTATTGATAAGAGGCTCGCAAGTCATGAGGCAATTGATAAGTCAAATGTCTATGCGGTGAACATACTATCTGATGATATGAAGGATTTAGCCATTAAATTCGCAACAGCGCCTAGGGAGGAGAGATTTAGTGGATTGAAAGTAAAAACTGCAAAGACGGGCTCTCCAATAATTGAAGGAGCAATTGCATATCTAGATTGTAAGGTTGTTGCTAAATACCCAGGTGGCGACCATACTATATTCATTGGTGAAATTCTTGATGCCCAGATAATGAACAATAAAGTTCCATTAATATATTATAACAGGGGTTATTATAGTATTAAACAGGCAGTACCAATACCATAA